One window from the genome of Thermostichus vulcanus str. 'Rupite' encodes:
- a CDS encoding serine/threonine-protein kinase codes for MPNCYCLNPACLQPENPPEASTCAACGHPLLIRNRYRAFKRIGQGGFGSTFLVRDQDMPSKPWRVIKQLRPVENSPQIAKLSEELFNREAQVLERLGEHSQIPKLFAHFQEGGNFYLVQEFVQGITLSQEMHRNGAFSEEQARQVMQEVLLILSYVHSHNTVHRDIKPANLIRRKEDQRLVLIDFGAVKELGPSHEQAAEVTAIRSLGFSPPEQVQGQAVGPSSDLYALAATCINLMTLESPAKFYDHDTGQWDWSGRLQLSPEFNAILTRMLQQAVNQRFATATEVLRALQGMSLEEISSSVSQPIVLPNQPIGISPSPSMISSHWARRRSEGFSQPIPSARPTAGGIPSGGLGASTPGFTQGRVNSTTGFGRVKPATPPRIQSMAGADLRGQSFANQNLAGQDFRRADIRGADFSGANLQRADLRGILFNTPQPSWLQALSWLFGPAKTVGGIMAGLGGLLGSGILAFLIIRLTTGNLVYALGAALIAFVVAGSVLWSMTGRVSLAQHTAEENKRFTNLRKADLRGAQMDEKFRKFARRQGALL; via the coding sequence ATGCCCAACTGCTACTGCCTCAATCCTGCCTGTTTGCAGCCGGAAAACCCACCGGAGGCTTCCACTTGTGCAGCCTGTGGCCATCCGCTTCTGATTCGCAATCGCTATCGGGCTTTCAAACGGATTGGGCAAGGGGGCTTTGGTTCCACTTTCCTGGTGCGTGACCAAGATATGCCCTCTAAGCCTTGGCGGGTGATCAAGCAGCTACGCCCCGTGGAAAATTCACCGCAAATTGCCAAGCTTTCAGAAGAACTGTTTAACCGCGAAGCCCAAGTCTTGGAGCGTCTTGGGGAACATTCGCAAATTCCCAAGCTGTTCGCCCACTTTCAAGAAGGTGGCAACTTTTATTTGGTGCAGGAGTTCGTTCAGGGCATTACCCTCTCCCAAGAAATGCACCGCAATGGGGCTTTCTCAGAAGAGCAAGCCCGACAGGTGATGCAGGAGGTGCTCCTGATCCTCAGCTACGTGCACAGCCACAACACGGTTCACCGCGATATCAAGCCCGCTAACTTGATCCGCCGCAAAGAGGATCAACGGCTGGTGCTGATCGATTTTGGGGCGGTAAAGGAGCTAGGTCCATCCCATGAACAAGCAGCGGAAGTAACAGCGATTCGTTCCCTTGGCTTTTCTCCCCCGGAGCAGGTGCAGGGGCAGGCGGTAGGCCCCTCCAGCGATCTTTACGCTTTGGCGGCCACTTGCATTAATTTGATGACTTTAGAATCGCCAGCCAAGTTTTATGACCACGACACAGGTCAGTGGGATTGGTCGGGCCGTTTGCAGCTCAGCCCGGAATTCAACGCCATTTTGACCCGGATGTTGCAACAAGCGGTGAACCAACGCTTTGCCACGGCAACGGAAGTACTGCGGGCGCTACAGGGAATGTCGCTAGAGGAGATCAGCAGCTCGGTTTCTCAGCCGATTGTCTTGCCCAATCAACCGATTGGCATCAGTCCGAGTCCGTCGATGATCTCCAGTCACTGGGCTAGACGTCGTTCTGAGGGGTTTTCCCAGCCCATACCGAGCGCGCGACCCACTGCTGGCGGGATCCCTTCTGGGGGTCTAGGAGCCAGCACCCCTGGGTTCACCCAAGGTCGGGTAAACAGCACGACAGGCTTCGGGCGAGTCAAACCGGCCACCCCGCCCCGCATTCAGTCTATGGCCGGGGCCGATCTGCGTGGGCAATCTTTTGCCAACCAAAACCTGGCTGGTCAGGACTTTCGGCGGGCGGATATTCGGGGAGCAGACTTCTCGGGGGCCAACCTGCAGCGGGCCGATCTGCGCGGGATCCTCTTCAATACCCCTCAACCCAGTTGGTTACAGGCCCTAAGCTGGCTGTTTGGGCCTGCCAAGACTGTGGGAGGGATTATGGCCGGGTTGGGGGGGCTCTTGGGCTCTGGAATCCTGGCCTTTTTAATCATCCGCCTAACCACGGGCAATTTGGTCTATGCTTTGGGAGCCGCTTTGATCGCCTTTGTGGTGGCGGGTTCGGTGCTTTGGTCCATGACAGGGCGAGTGAGCTTGGCCCAACACACTGCTGAAGAAAACAAGCGTTTCACCAATCTTCGCAAAGCTGACCTGAGAGGCGCGCAGATGGATGAGAAGTTCCGCAAGTTCGCCCGTCGACAAGGCGCCTTGCTTTAG